The following is a genomic window from Nitrospira sp..
TCTCCCCCAAGAGGGAGAGGCCGGCCTGGAGTCCTTCCCTGATCCGCTCCGCCGAAACAGTCTTCGTTGCGGCAACAAGCCGGACAGACTCCGGCGATCTACCGGTCCGTTCCGCGGCACTGCGGAGACGATCCAGCACCCGATGCACGCGCCGGGCAAGAGAATCGTCTGCGTCCCGCTCCATCATCACTGCACCAGCGCACGTCCTATTCCCATATACCCGACCAGCTGGCGCTATTCTAACGGAACCCCTTGGGAATTGGCAGAGGCGCTGCCACCGCCGCTTTTACATGCTCGCGGATAGCCCGATCGCGCTCACCATCGTCCCAATCACTTTGCCTTCGCGGCGATAGGAGAAAAAGAGATCTTCGTGGCAAATCGTACAGACGTTGACACTGGTGACCCGCTCACCGGCAATCCCGCAATCCTGCGCTTGCTGCCTGATCAACGCTTTCAAATCAAGGCGCGCTTTGCCCTCGCGATAATCGCGCAACACCGTCTCCCACCAAGGGAATCGCCGCCGGATTTCATCCAACACCGGTTCGTCCACCTCATAGCAGCAGACGCCGGCAGAAGGACCGATGCTGACGTGCAGTTGGTCGAGATCGGCTCCGAATCGCGCCTGCATCAGCGCCAGCGTCTTCGGCACAATCCCGGCCACGGCCCCGCGCCATCCGGCATGGATCGCAGCCACCACCCGCCGCCGCGCATCGTGCACCAGCACTGGCACGCAGTCGGCGGTGCGCACCGCCACCATCGTCCCAGGCTGATCGGTGACCAGCGCATCCCATCCGCCATCGAACCGGTCGGCATCGGTCACCGGACGATCGACGACGAGCGCCTCCGTCCCATGCACCTGTTTCACCGATAAGATCCAGGGGGCCGAAACACCGGGCGCGCGCATTGGCGCGCCGGTCCCCAACCGCAGTTGTTCGGCATGCGCTCTGGTGCCGAAAAAGTGCCGGACTCCACTCCTCGCAGAAGCAAACGCCGGCACCGTAATCACCGATGCTCGTCCCATGCGTCGATCCTCTTGCCTTTTACCTCGCGGCGCCAAGAATGGCGCGCGCCTAGTTCACTTGCTTCCGAAGGAACGTGGGCACATCCCATTCATCTTCCGCCACGAGCGCCCGATCGATCGCCTCACGGGTATCGTTTCGTTGGCGCAGGAAGGTGGGACGATCCAGATCTTTCATCGGCCGATCGGTCATGCCCATGGCCGTGCTCACCCCCACACCCGCCAACACCGGCTGCACCGGCTTCGCCGCGCGGGCCGACGTCTGTTCGACGCTCGCCGTCATTGCGACCATGTCTTCTTCGAATTCAAAGCCCGTCGCGATCACCGTCACCACCAAATCGTCGCCCATATCGGGATTGATCACTTGACCAACAATGATGTTCGCCTCCGAATCGGCGGTTTGCTGAATGATCGAGGCCGCCTCTTCAATTTCGTGCAACGTCATGTTCGGGCCGCCGGTGATGTTCAGCAGTACGCCGCGGGCGCCCTGCACACTGCCTTCTTCCAGGAGCGGGCTGCAGATCGCCCGTTGAGCGGACTCGATCGCGCGATTGGCGCCCCGCGCGATGCCCATGCCCATGACCGCGCGGCCCGTATGCGACATGATCGTCCGCACATCGGCAAAGTCGACGTTGACGTGGCCCGTCGTCGTGATCACATCGGCAATGCCTTGAATCGCCTGGCGCAGCACATCGTCGGCAACCTTGAAGGCTTCGAGCAACGGCGTCGACTTATCGAC
Proteins encoded in this region:
- a CDS encoding Polyphenol oxidase (MaGe:77309251) is translated as MGRASVITVPAFASARSGVRHFFGTRAHAEQLRLGTGAPMRAPGVSAPWILSVKQVHGTEALVVDRPVTDADRFDGGWDALVTDQPGTMVAVRTADCVPVLVHDARRRVVAAIHAGWRGAVAGIVPKTLALMQARFGADLDQLHVSIGPSAGVCCYEVDEPVLDEIRRRFPWWETVLRDYREGKARLDLKALIRQQAQDCGIAGERVTSVNVCTICHEDLFFSYRREGKVIGTMVSAIGLSASM